From Anopheles darlingi chromosome 2, idAnoDarlMG_H_01, whole genome shotgun sequence, the proteins below share one genomic window:
- the LOC125952225 gene encoding coiled-coil domain-containing protein 1-like: MKVTFLLELLLILIIVAFAASKPVNDEGRSARKGAIISRQAVEEAAVDAAGAVPAAPAPAGEDDDDDDDSDELDLGDDDDDSAEDDDDDADDDDDDEEDIIGSVEDEIDDDDDDDDDDDEDEVAPVAPAASVVDQQKQTANQAGSAAAAAEDDDDDDDDDEDDDALSFFGDDLLGAFDDDDDDDDDDDDDDDDDTVAAVQPAAVQPVVQAAAEPVAQVAAAAPSVAKKTKKKATQNTQALLDLAEAAAAQNEVDSPVKKPTEELDVNSEVNKIAETLANQQGADAASGVTDPVAEEEEDEEEYDEETPEKVQTQTTNNNKVDVVANAPAQPVTVTKPEKKPATTGDDEDYLSALVGDDDEDDDDDDDDDDDSEETPAAAAATGGVAASATGQKEEQPAAASGVTDAEADDDAEDDDDDDEDDSDELIDESAVEDIAESDV; this comes from the exons atgaaagtcACATTCCTTTTGGAACTATTACTAATTCTGATCATTGTCGCATTTGCTGCCTCCAAACCCGTCAATGATG AGGGACGAAGTGCACGCAAGGGCGCGATCATCTCTCGGCAAGCGGTTGAAGAGGCGGCGGTAGACGCTGCCGGAGCAGTTCCGGCTGCCCCGGCTCCTGCCggtgaggatgatgacgatgatgatgattccgacGAGTTGGACCtaggcgatgacgatgacgattcggccgaagatgacgatgacgatgcggacgatgatgatgatgatgaggaagacaTTATCG GATCGGTTGAAGATGagatcgacgatgatgacgacgatgatgatgatgatgacgaagatgagGTCGCTCCCGTTGCCCCGGCCGCCTCGGTCGTTGACCAACAGAAACAGACGGCCAACCAGGCCGGATCcgcggctgccgctgcggaggacgacgacgatgacgatgatgatgatgaggatgacgatgcGCTGTCTTTTTTTGGTGATGACCTCCTAGGTGccttcgacgatgacgacgatgatgacgatgacgacgatgacgatgatgacgatgacaccGTGGCTGCGGTTCAGCCGGCCGCCGTCCAGCCAGTGGTGCAGGCCGCGGCCGAACCGGTCGCCCAGgttgccgccgctgctccGTCCGTcgcgaagaaaacgaagaagaaggccacCCAGAACACGCAAGCTCTGCTGGATCTGGCCGAGGCGGCCGCCGCCCAGAACGAAGTGGACAGCCCGGTGAAGAAGCCGACCGAGGAGCTGGACGTGAACAGCGAGGTGAACAAGATCGCCGAGACGCTCGCCAACCAGCAGGGTGCCGATGCTGCGTCCGGTGTGACCGATCCGGttgccgaggaggaggaggacgaggaggagtacGACGAGGAGACGCCAGAAAAGGTACAAACTCAAACCACGAATAACAATAAAGTTGACGTTGTTGCCAACGCTCCAGCTCAACCCGTAACCGTGACGAAACCGGAGAAGAAACCGGCGACGACTGGGGACGACGAAGACTACCTGTCTGCCCTGGtgggcgatgacgacgaagacgacgatgacgatgacgacgacgatgacgacagcgAGGAGACgccggcggccgcggccgctaCAGGTGGTGTGGCCGCTTCGGCGACTGgccagaaggaggagcagccgGCGGCAGCCAGCGGGGTTACCGACGCGGAGGCGGACGATGAcgcggaggacgacgacgacgatgacgaggacgacagcgacgagTTGATCGACGAGAGCGCCGTGGAGGACATTGCCGAGTCGGACGTGTGA
- the LOC125952257 gene encoding 3-oxoacyl-[acyl-carrier-protein] reductase FabG-like: protein MDFTGKVVLITGASSGIGEGTAVYFAKFGASLALTGRNEENLKKVGEACEAVSKSAPLLLIADVTKEEDNKRVLDEIIAKYGKLDVLVNNAGILGNGSIENTSLQQYDELMNTNVRGVYHLTMLAVPLLVKTKGNIVNLSSVAGNRSFPGILAYSMSKAAIDQFTRCTALELAPKQVRVNAVNPGVIITDIHKRGGMDEESYAAFLKKCEQTHALGRPGVAEEVASTIAFLASDGASFVTGVTLNVDGGRHAMCPR, encoded by the exons ATGGATTTCACCGGAAAAGTAGTGCTCATCACCGGTGCTTCGTCGGGAATCGGCGAAGGAACCGCAGTTTATTTCGCTAAATTCGGAGCATCGCTTGCTTTAACGGGACGCAACGAAGAGAACCTAAAGAAGGTAGGCGAAGCCTGTGAAGCCGTATCAAAGAGTGCCCCACTTCTGCTCATCGCCGACGtcacgaaggaggaggacaatAAGCGAGTCCTGGACGAAATTATCGCCAAATACGGGAAGCTGGACGTGCTGGTAAACAATGCCGGTATTCTGGggaacggatcgatcgagaacACGAGTCTCCAGCAGTACGATGAGCTGATGAACACGAATGTCCGTGGTGTGTACCACTTGACGATGTTGGCGGTACCGTTGCTGGTGAAGACGAAGGGAAACATCGTGAATCTATCCAGCGTGGCCGGTAACCGATCGTTCCCCGGCATCCTCGCCTACAGCATGTCCAAGGCGGCGATCGATCAGTTTACGCGATGCACCGCGCTCGAGCTGGCCCCGAAACAGGTGCGCGTGAATGCCGTCAATCCGG GTGTCATTATTACGGACATCCACAAGCGTGGCGGTATGGATGAGGAATCGTACGCCGCATTCCTGAAAAAGTGCGAACAAACACATGCCCTAGGAAGACCGGGAGTGGCCGAAGAGGTTGCTTCAACCATCGCTTTTCTGGCCTCGGACGGGGCTAGCTTCGTTACGGGCGTTACGCTTAACGTTGACGGAGGCCGACACGCAATGTGCCCCAGATAG
- the LOC125952256 gene encoding 3-oxoacyl-[acyl-carrier-protein] reductase FabG-like — MNLAGKVVLITGASSGIGAAAAQKFAQLGASLALTGRKVDNLNDVAKQCSGAAGPPLVVPGDISKEADTERVLKATIEKYGKLDVLVNNAGIIETGTIETTSLEQFDRVMNTNIRSVYHLTMLAVPHLIASKGNVVNVSSVNGIRSFPGVLAYNISKMAVDQFTRCVALELAAKGVRVNCVNPGVTVTNLHKRGGMDEQTYAKFLEHSKTTHAMGRPGQASEVADAIVFLASDSSSFITGASLPVDGGRHAMCPR, encoded by the coding sequence ATGAATCTTGCCGGTAAGGTCGTTCTCATCACCGGTGCTAGCAGTGGAATCGGAGCGGCCGCGGCCCAAAAGTTTGCCCAGTTGGGTGCATCTCTGGCGCTGACGGGCCGAAAGGTGGACAATCTCAACGATGTGGCCAAACAGTGCAGCGGAGCGGCCGGTCCTCCACTCGTCGTGCCTGGTGACATCAGCAAAGAGGCCGATACGGAGCGAGTGCTAAAGGCAACGATCGAAAAGTACGGGAAACTGGACGTGCTGGTCAACAATGCGGGTATCATCGAGACGGGTACGATCGAGACGACAAGCCTGGAGCAGTTCGATCGTGTGATGAACACTAACATCCGATCGGTCTACCATCTGACGATGCTGGCCGTTCCGCATTTAATTGCCTCGAAGGGCAACGTCGTTAACGTGTCGAGCGTGAACGGCATCCGATCGTTCCCGGGTGTGCTGGCATACAACATCTCGAAGATGGCTGTTGACCAGTTTACACGCTGCGTGGCCCTCGAGCTGGCGGCCAAAGGCGTGCGCGTTAATTGCGTGAACCCCGGCGTCACGGTGACCAATCTACACAAGCGGGGCGGCATGGATGAGCAAACGTACGCCAAGTTTCTGGAACATTCGAAGACCACCCATGCCATGGGACGTCCGGGACAGGCTTCGGAGGTAGCGGATGCGATCGTCTTCCTTGCAAGCGACTCGTCGTCCTTTATCACCGGTGCCAGTCTGCCGGTCGATGGTGGACGTCATGCCATGTGTCCTCGTTGA